The genomic DNA CTGGGATTGCATTCACTCGTGCGTATGTTGGCTATGTTCACGCAATCGCCCATACATTAGGTGGATTTTACTCGGTTCCCCATGGCCTAGCGAATGCCATTATTCTCCCTTATGTGCTAGAGTATTATGGAGAGAGCGTCCATCAACCGTTAGCAGAGCTAGCCGATTTGATTGGCATTACCTCAGCAGACGAAACGGACTCTCTTAAAGCCCAAAAATTTATTGAAGAAATTAAAAAACTGAATCGGGACATGAATATCCCAAATACATTCGATTGTCTACAAAATCGGGACCTTCCGATTATGGTTGACCGTGCGTTTCGTGAAGCCAATCCTCTATATCCGGTTCCAAAAATATTAGACAAACACGATTTATTTAGTTTATATGAAATGATAAAGGAATAATTAGGAGTTGCACATATGGAGAACTACGATTCACTCATTTTAAAACAAAAAGCGTTTTTCCGTTCAGGAGCAACAAAGGAATTGTCCTATCGAATTCAGGCATTAGAAAAACTTCGGGAGGCCATTCGTAAAAATGAACAATCTCTATTTCACACCCTGAAAGAGGATTTAAATAAAGCAGAATTTGAAGCATATGCTACCGAAATTGGAGTCGTTCTCGAGGAAATTCGTTTCACTCTGAAGCATATTAACGACTGGGTGAAGCCAGAAAAAGTAAAAACCCCTGTTAGCCATATTGGATCGACAAGCTATATATACTCAGATCCATACGGTGTCGTTCTCATTATTGCACCATGGAATTATCCGTTTCAACTGGCGATTGCACCGCTAATTGGAGCAATCGCTGCCGGGAACTGTGCGATTTTAAAACCTTCGGAGTTAACACCCAAAACCTCTGAATTACTAAGAAAGATGATTACTGACCTTTTTCCAGAAGAATATATTACCGTAGTGGAAGGCGGAGTCGAAGCAAGTCAAGCTCTACTTGCAGAGGATGTTGACTACATTTTCTTTACCGGAAGCGTTCCTGTTGGAAAAGTCATTATGGAGGCAGCAGCTAAAAATCTTACACCTGTTACACTCGAATTAGGCGGAAAAAGCCCTTGTATCGTCCATCACGATGCGAATGTGAAGCTTGCTGCCAAACGAATTGCCTGGGGGAAATTTATTAATGCCGGTCAAACCTGTGTGGCACCCGATTACCTGTATGTTCATGAGAGCATAAGAGATGAGTTTTTACAGGATTTTCAGTTGGCAACTCATGAGCTGTATGGCGCAAAAGCAATCGAAAATCCGGAATACACACGTATCGTGAGCAAGCGACATTTTGACCGATTGCTCACCTTTTTGAATAATGGAGACATGTTCATGGGTGGAGGGTCAAATGAGGAAACGCTAACGATTGAACCGACTGTTTTGACAGAGATTACATGGAAAGATCCCATTATGCAGGATGAAATATTTGGTCCGATTCTACCTGTCCTTCCGTATCGCGAGCTTTCAGATGTTATTGATGGGATACATAAACATCCGAATCCTTTAGCGCTTTATCTTTTCTCTGAGAATGAGAGCATACAACAAGAGGTATTACATCAGATTTCTTTCGGAGGTGGCTGTATCAATGATACCGTCTATCATCTCGCCTCTCCTTATCTGCCTTTTGGCGGGGTGGGCTCAAGCGGAATCGGTGCGTATCATGGAAAAGGAAGCTTTGACACGTTTTCTCATCGTAAAAGTGTACTAAAACAAACAACAAAATTTGATTTACCCTTTCGCTATCCAAATGTGAAAGATGGATTGAAAAAATTAAAA from Robertmurraya sp. FSL R5-0851 includes the following:
- a CDS encoding aldehyde dehydrogenase family protein yields the protein MENYDSLILKQKAFFRSGATKELSYRIQALEKLREAIRKNEQSLFHTLKEDLNKAEFEAYATEIGVVLEEIRFTLKHINDWVKPEKVKTPVSHIGSTSYIYSDPYGVVLIIAPWNYPFQLAIAPLIGAIAAGNCAILKPSELTPKTSELLRKMITDLFPEEYITVVEGGVEASQALLAEDVDYIFFTGSVPVGKVIMEAAAKNLTPVTLELGGKSPCIVHHDANVKLAAKRIAWGKFINAGQTCVAPDYLYVHESIRDEFLQDFQLATHELYGAKAIENPEYTRIVSKRHFDRLLTFLNNGDMFMGGGSNEETLTIEPTVLTEITWKDPIMQDEIFGPILPVLPYRELSDVIDGIHKHPNPLALYLFSENESIQQEVLHQISFGGGCINDTVYHLASPYLPFGGVGSSGIGAYHGKGSFDTFSHRKSVLKQTTKFDLPFRYPNVKDGLKKLKWFLK